AAGTCTTGGAAATAATGCACAGCAGACTAAATATAGACAATACTGTATCATAAACTTCTAAATTTCTAAGCAACTAGATCTTAATCATtcccaccacaaaaaagaaatgataattatatgCTAGAGGGGTTAGCTGTAACTATACTGGTAATCAAACTACAGTATATAAATGTAACAAATCAACAcattatacaccttaaacttacacaatgccATATGTTAATTATATATCAATTTTAAGTGTTTTGATTATCACTGTAAATTTAAGAGATCACAAAATAGAGGTCAATGTCTAGTTCTCAAAAATCTAAGTACAAccaatttattttatctattgtTGAAATAATTCACTGTTTCTTGTATTATGCAGCAAAGTATTTAGCTtgcattttcttcatatattttactttaagaaatgtaaattaaaattaactgaaaatatttatatacagaaCAGAATTCACATGCATCAGAATAAGACATTCATACCATGAGAAGCCCATGGAAACTGGGGCTCACGTGTGGAATAATAAAATCATGGCCCCCGTTTCACactcacttctgggcatatatttgCTCACTTAATGAAAAAGGTAAGAAATTGACATCTCTATTTACCTAAACTTCTCTTCCACTAACTTTCTCACATACACCAATCTACTCCCCACAAACCAGCTCACAGAATTCAATGTGACTATAATTAACTTCACTGTCTTTGCTTTAGCTCAGAATTTCACAACATTATTCCCATATTTCTGCAACTGGAATTACATAACTCAGGCTTAGTGACACATTTCTATCCTCTGAAGATAAACGGCCAGAGGGAAAATTCTGGAGGCTTGCTGATGAGGAAGTCCTGAGCGTGTGTGGCATGAATGTGGGAGTTTTCACAGCTGTCAGAGCACCAGACCAATAAGAACTAAAACTGGAGTTCCGTAAATTGCCCGGGCCACTCCCTGCTTTCAACTCCAAAAGCAGCCCTGCTCAAATCTGCCCACTTCTTTCCTCATCTAACCAATACagctctttgttgttgctgttcagtcactcagtcatgtctgactctttgcaatcccacggactgcagcatgacaggcttccctgtccttcaccatctcccagagcttgctcaaactcatgtccattgagtcagagatgctatccaactatctcatcctctgttacccccttctcctgcctttagtctttcccagcatcagagtcttttctaatgagtcagctcttcacatcaggtggccaaagtattggagcttcagcttcagtatcagtccttccaatgactattccggattgatttcctttaggattgactggtttgatcttcttgcagtccaagggattctcaagagtcttctccaacaccacagttcaaaagcatcaggctAATCAGGAGGCCACCCTCTCTCTTCTAAGCAGCCTATGAAATGCACTCTTGACATCCTTGTTGCGAAGGCTGTACACAAAAGGGTTGGCCAAAGGTGTAATGGATGTGTACATCACAGCAGCCACCATGTCCTGATCCTGAGAGTTCTGGGAAGGAGGCTGGAAGTAGACCCAGATGATGGTGCCATAGAAAAAGCCAACCATGGTGAGATGGGACCCGCAGGTGGAGACTGCACGGCGGCGACCAGCTGCTGAGGGCAAACGAAGGATGGTGGCCCCAATGCGGACGTAGGAGAGTACAATGAGGGCACAAGGGCCCATCATGAGGAAGCCTCCCTCCAAGAATATGGCCAGCTCATTGGGATGGATGTCAGAGCAAGAGGCTCGCAAAAGTGGCCGGTGGTCACAAAAGAAGTGGAGAAGGTGAATGTTGCCTTCGGCATCCGCAGACCAggagagaggcaagaggagtcccacaTGCAGCATGGTGTGCACCACAGACACCACCCAACAGAAGGACAGTAAGTGGGCACAGCATTGGCGATTCATCACTGAATGGTAGTGCAGAGGGTCACAGATGGCCATGTATCGATCCAGAGCCATGACAGAAATAACAAGTGTGTCTGTAACGCCAAACACATAGAAGAATAACTGGGCCAGGCAGCGGGCAGCAGAAATGGCTGGGTCATGAGTGACCAGATGGGCCAGCAACTGGGGCAGAATGACTGTGGACAGCCCCATGTCTATAACTGAGAGACCACGGAGCAGATAGTACATAGGTGAGTGGAGCCTGGAGTCCCGGGAGATGAGCAGCACTAAAGTCACATTCCCCATCATGGTGGTCAGGTAAATAGCCAGGAACAGGACAAAGAGGACAATGGGGGGGACTGCAGCTCCTGAGAACATgagaagcaagaaaactggagaatgtGAAGCATTAGGGGCACAGCCCATGATGAGTGACAAAGAGCCCGCCTGAAAGAGTTTGAATCAAAAACCAAGTTGTGGGTCATAGGTTACAGCTCATAACAATTTTAGTTAATTTATGTACATTATTCAAGCTCCTTAAAGACTTAAATTCAACTGAGCACTATAGCCCTTACTAAGTGTATGACTTTACTCCTTGAATTTGTTATagcattttttcctttacttcttcCTTGCCATCCACTCTAATGGGTTCTTCTATGTAATCCACATACCCTGATAAAGTTCCTTGTACTATAAAAACCCTTCATTCAATATTGTCTTTTCATCCAACTACTATTCATCTCTGTCCAGTGACAAACTTCACAAAAAATTTTCTATACTCACTGTCTCTAGCTCCTCGTCTTCTAGTCACAATTCATCACCTGGCCATCTTCATGATTTCTTCTGTATGAACCTGTAAGGAAcataatgtattatttaatatgTAACATATAAAGAAATGAATCTTTATAAGTAGTTGGTTTTTGTAGCAAAATTGCTTCAGGTTGTCATGAACTaacttgtttttcccttttatttgatTTGGTTGgttaacagcatcatcattttcATCCATTTGATGGACCAAACCAAAAACAGGGGGACTCTCTCCATCATCCCCCAATATCCAATCACTCCTTGACTTCTTTTCCCTTACAGTAATCACCTACCTATAAAATCTTCCTCTTGGAGCATCATATGAGCCCACTGAAGAGCACCCACAGGTAACGATTGCTGCATTCTTCCCAGAAAAGACTAATTCAAACCCTTGCTCATCCCTGGGAACCCTCCCTCAGGACTGACATCAGACTGTATCCCTCCAGACTTAATAGTCTAAGATTGTCTAATCCAAACTAGAAGCCTTTCAAGATGACACAGCTCATGCACCCTCCTTGGATCCAGTTATCCCAAGAAAAACTCATAATCTCATTCCAACATATTCTGGAAATACAGCCTTCTCAAATTGTTCTCCATGCACTGGCAGGAATTGCACTTGGACCCTCCCCAAATGTTCATTAAGgccttaaataacatttttagatGTATCTTCATTTCCAAACTTGTTTTCTTAAACTATCTTTTCATTATCGATTTTTAATATAACATTGTGACCAAATAATTAAATCTCTATGAGATTAGTTCTTAGAAGCATTTTGAGACTCACTTTGTGAACTAAAATGTGGCTAAATGGGCCTATGGAATACAGAAAGTGGCCCCCcaaaaaattcataatttttagaATTGAAAAGGCATTCTCAGTGAATGATGGGTTATTCAGCTAAATACtgtactatatgtatatatattttcagttcagttcagtcactcagttgtgtccgactctttgtgaccccatgaaccgcagcacgccaggcctccctgtccatcaccaactcccagagttcccccaaacccatgtccattgagttggtgatgccatccaaccatctcattctctgttattcccttctcctcctgccttcaatctttcccagcatcagggtcttttcaaatgagtcagctctttgcatcgggtggccaaagtactggagtttcagcttcagtatcagtccttccagtgaatattcaggactgatttagtttaggatggactggatgtatatccttgctgtccaagggactctcaagagtcttctccaacatcacagttcaaaagcatcaattcttcggcgctcagctttctttatagttcaactctcacatccatacatgaccactggaaaaactatagctttgactagacagacctttgttgacaaaataatgtctctgcttttcaatatgttgtctaggttggtcataacttttcttccaaggagtaagcgtcttttaatttcatggctgcagtcaccatctgcagtgattttggagcccccaaaaataaagtcagccactatttcctctgttcccccatctatttcccatgaagtgatgggaccggatgccatgatcttagttttctgaatgttgagctttaagccaactttttcactctcctctttcaccttcatcaagaggctctttaattcttctttgctttctgccataagggtggtgtcatctgcatatctgaggttattgatatttatcccggcaatcttgattccagcctgtgattcctccagcccagcatttctcatgatgtactctgcatattatatatatatatattttttttttaattgtgatctACTCATGTTACACAGCACTTGAAACCAGAACCCATGCATCAATAAGCTTAAGTCTTCAACACGTATTAACTGAAAACTGCCAGCTCAGGATGTTAGAAAAGTATGGCAGATATGAatttttcaaatgtgaaaatactgtgttatttttgtaaaacagatataatatatattatgacTACTTTATTTAGGATAGTGGGTGACTTgtttggggaaggaggaagggtaGAGGATAACATAAACAAGTAGTATGGGTTTTAATTGTATCCATAacagtttatattttcaaaataagaattgaaatcaaaaaggaaaaatgttaagCTTTGTTAAAGTTAGATATTAAGTGTATGTACTTTATTGTCTTGGTCTCACTGTATTTTTCTATATTGTGAAACTTTTCCAGTTGAAAATATACACAGTAAAAGCAAGGATAACAACTGAGATATGAGagtattttcctatattttatttattcgtTCCATCATAAGACTAAGCACACCATTCTAACTCAAAATAACATCCACCATAGTCAAACCACTCACTCAGCATCAGGACATTCAAGCCAGTATATCATGGAGAATCCAAAACTGGGTAATATTCATCTTAGAactgggagactcaggtttagcttcaaaataattttccaaaaccttatggaaaaaaaagatgtcacaATACACATGCACTGTTAACTGTCAGACCTACAATAAGTCAATGAACCACAAAGTTTCCCTAAATTGTTTTTCCCCAATCTAAGGTATATTCCATGTTTCCAATTACCATTCCTATTTCTTTTCTCACTCTAGTAAGTTCTACAGTGATTTTCTGATGGAAGCTCTTTTTTTAGAGTTTGATTCTAGAGATCTAGAGTGAGAGAAAATTTTTAGGCAGGACTCTTATAATAGTGGGGAGAAATCTTTAGCCAAATCGTAAGAAACTCAGGTAGAGGAATCATCACTGCCTATGTTCCTCTGGCATCAGGAACTCAGGACCAGGTTAATCATAACATTTGGTTGATGCTATAGCCTCTTCATTGGTCTGAGCATCACATTCTTGCTTGCTCCTTTGGCTTTGAGTATGATTAAACAAGCATCAACATACTATTC
This DNA window, taken from Bubalus kerabau isolate K-KA32 ecotype Philippines breed swamp buffalo chromosome 11, PCC_UOA_SB_1v2, whole genome shotgun sequence, encodes the following:
- the LOC129622594 gene encoding olfactory receptor 1B1, whose protein sequence is MGCAPNASHSPVFLLLMFSGAAVPPIVLFVLFLAIYLTTMMGNVTLVLLISRDSRLHSPMYYLLRGLSVIDMGLSTVILPQLLAHLVTHDPAISAARCLAQLFFYVFGVTDTLVISVMALDRYMAICDPLHYHSVMNRQCCAHLLSFCWVVSVVHTMLHVGLLLPLSWSADAEGNIHLLHFFCDHRPLLRASCSDIHPNELAIFLEGGFLMMGPCALIVLSYVRIGATILRLPSAAGRRRAVSTCGSHLTMVGFFYGTIIWVYFQPPSQNSQDQDMVAAVMYTSITPLANPFVYSLRNKDVKSAFHRLLRRERVAS